In the Pseudanabaena sp. PCC 7367 genome, one interval contains:
- the rimI gene encoding ribosomal protein S18-alanine N-acetyltransferase, producing MHQLKLCQVSKELLTQIKTIDDTCLGGLWSLQAYEQEIENPKSTLIALINEAKQVLGYGCLWRVLEESHITILAVQPDWQSLGFGHLLVWGLLKVARDDAAEWTVLEVRESNQYAIKLYENFDFLEVGRRHGYYQITGEDALIMWRKGLQEPEFGMLLAEWQEQIWQRVTAKLFELGAEPEGSKVDRSVAIVDAL from the coding sequence ATGCATCAGCTAAAACTATGCCAGGTCAGTAAAGAGCTGTTAACGCAGATCAAAACGATCGATGATACCTGCCTGGGTGGGCTGTGGAGTTTGCAAGCCTATGAGCAGGAGATCGAAAACCCCAAAAGCACCTTGATCGCGCTGATTAATGAGGCTAAGCAGGTGCTTGGCTATGGCTGTTTATGGCGCGTACTAGAGGAATCCCACATTACAATCCTGGCAGTGCAGCCAGATTGGCAGAGCCTTGGGTTTGGGCATTTGCTGGTGTGGGGTTTGCTCAAGGTGGCGCGGGATGATGCGGCGGAGTGGACTGTACTTGAGGTAAGAGAATCAAACCAGTATGCAATTAAGCTTTATGAAAATTTTGATTTTCTGGAGGTGGGGCGCAGGCACGGTTATTATCAAATCACGGGTGAAGATGCTTTGATCATGTGGCGAAAGGGTTTGCAGGAGCCAGAATTTGGGATGTTGCTGGCAGAGTGGCAAGAACAGATCTGGCAACGGGTTACGGCGAAGCTGTTTGAATTAGGTGCCGAACCGGAAGGGAGTAAAGTTGATCGATCCGTAGCGATCGTTGATGCTTTGTAA